CCAGGACTACGCCCGGGCCAACCGGAAGCTGATGACGGCCGCCGTGCTGGGCGCACTGGCCTCCGCCACCGGGCTGGACTTCACGCCAATCGACACCGTCGATTGCCACCACAACTACGCCGAGAAGGAAACCCACGGCGGATCTGTGGTGTGGGTGACCCGGAAGGGCGCCATCCGAGCCCGACAGGGAGACCGAGGCGTCATCCCCGGCAGCATGGGCGACGACACCTACATCGTGTCAGGACTGGGATGTGCTGAGTCGTACTGCTCGGCGTCGCACGGAGCGGGCCGGCTGATGAGCCGCACCCGGGCCAAAAAGGAGATCACCCCCGAGCAGCTCGCCGAGCTGATGGAAGGGCGAACCTGGCAGGCCTCCCAGGCCGCCAAGCTGACCGACGAGGCCCCCGGCGCCTACCGCTCCATCGCCGCGGTCATGGATGCCCAGAGAGACTTGGTGGTCACCGACCACCGACTCACCGCCATTTTGAACTACAAAGGCTGCTGACTACCCGGAAACTGAATTTTGTGTCCTATCTAGTCGATTATATATGACTAGAATAGTCATATGAGTTCGGTATCGGTGTCTGACTTGAAGGCACGACTGTCCCACTACCTCCGCGAAGTCCAACGGGGCGGCGAGGTCCAAGTTCTCGACCGTGGCAAACCTGTTGCCCGGCTGGTCCCCCTAGCAGAGACCGGCGACGAGCAGCGAGAAAGGCTGATCAGCTCTGGTTTGCTGCGACCAGGCCGAGGCGATCCCCTCGCGATCCTTGACGAGACGCCCTTGGAATTGCCGACCAGCATCTCCGAGGCCTTGGAGGAAGACCGGGCTGATCGCCTGTGAGGTACTGGGATGCCTCGGCGCTCGTGCCGCTGATTGTCTCGGAGTCGGGCACCGATCAGACCCGCTCCTGGCTGGCCTCCGACAGCGAAATTGTGACGTGGGCTTGGACGCGAGTCGAGATCACCAGTGCGCTAGAGCGGCGCACTCGGGAGGGTGCGCTATCCCG
This window of the bacterium genome carries:
- a CDS encoding type II toxin-antitoxin system prevent-host-death family antitoxin, with the translated sequence MSSVSVSDLKARLSHYLREVQRGGEVQVLDRGKPVARLVPLAETGDEQRERLISSGLLRPGRGDPLAILDETPLELPTSISEALEEDRADRL